The genomic window GTGGATAGGCATCGGTGAAGGCCTGGGCAAATGCCCTCAGGCCTGCGATAAACCCATCGGCGCCGGATTTCATGAAACCGGTCATGGCCCGGTCTATAAACACGGCTGCCTTCGCCTCTCGAGCACCCGGCCCTTCGCCCTCGCTCGGGATAATGTGGGAACTGATTGCGTCGATCAGTGCGCCATCCGCGGCCGAGAAAAACTCGAAGCTTTCCTCCATTTCACCGCTGGCGACACAGTGTGCTGCATTTGCCGCCGCGGCGATCGCCGGAAAATTCGCTGCCAGCCAGGCCGCTCCGAATAAGCCACCGGACCGGGATAGAAAATCGCGACGCGAAATCGTTCCCTTGCTCATGACCGGTATCTCCTGCCGCTGCATTTTAGACTGAGTATGAACGAGCAAGAACGGCATCGCCAGTCGGCTCAATGCTTGCGGTATAGTCCGGTTTACCCCGCAACCACCCTGGAGAGGCCTGTGGCGGTATACCGGATTCTCACCCTGGATGGCGGCGGCATTCGCGGTTTACTCAGCGCCGTGCTGATGGATGAGCTCGACCGCCGGCATCCGGGCTGGCTCAACCATGTCGACATGATCGCCGGCACATCGACCGGCGGTATCCTGGCGCTGGCGCTGGCCAACGGCATGCAGCCGGCGAAACTCGTCGAGTTGTATTACGCGCTGGGTCCGATCATATTCAAAGACAACCTGTTCGGCGACGTGCGCGACCTCGGACGGTTGATCGGCGCCGAATACGCGACCAAAAATTTGCGGCGCGAACTGCAGAAAATTTTTGCGGACACGCGCCTGCGAGACCTGGACAAGCGCGTACTCATCACCGCCTTCGATCTCGACAACGAAGCCGCATCGCCCGAAGAGAGATGCTGGAAACCGAAGTTTTTTCACAATTTTCCCGGTGCGGACAGCGATGGCGAACGACAGGTGGCCGATGTGGCGCTTTATACCAGCGCGGCACCGACCTACTTTCCATCGGTCGATGGTTATATCGACGGTGGCGTGGTCGCCAACCACCCGGGCATGGTGGCCTTGTCGCAGACCCAGGACCGGCGCAACGAAATTACCGACCGGCCCCGGGTCGCCGAGGTCAGGCTGTTGTCCATAGGCGCCGGGCGGATACTGTCGTACATCGAAGGGCCGATACACAATTGGGGACTCGTGCAATGGGCCAAGCCTTTGCTCAACCTGATGCTGGATGCGGTTTCCGGCGTTCCGGATTTCCAGTGCCGGCAAATGCTGGGCGCGAACTATCACCGGCTGAATTACACTTTTGCCGATGGCAAAGGCATCGGCCTCGGTGAGTGGAAGAAACGCGACCGGCTCGTCGAAATCGGTCGCAAAGAAATGCTCACGGAACTCGATGCGGCAGCCGACTGGCTGGCCGGTCACTGGCTGGACGAGTCAACGAATCACCAGGAATAAAGCTTCGCCATGCAGACCGATAATACCCTCGCAAACTGTCGTGCTTTGATTACCGGCGCCAGCGGCGGCATTGGCCGCGCGACAGCCGCTGCGCTGGCAAAAAAAGGCGCTCGCCTTGCGCTTCACGGCAACAGCAACAGTGAAAAACTGGACAGCCTGCTTGCCAAACTGCCGGGCGACCAGCATATCGCGCTGACCGCGGACCTGGCCCGGCCCGACGAATGCCGCCGGTTGATCAGCGAGACGGTGGCCGGGATCGGCGGCCTCGATCTGCTGGTCAATAACGCCGGCGTATTTTTCGACCATCCGCCACTGACGACGGACAATGCGGACTGGCAGCAAAGCTGGCAGCAGACGCTTGCTGTCAACCTTCTGGCGCCTGCGATCCTGTGTCACGCGGCGGCGGTGATCATGGCGCAAAACGGCGGCGGCAAGATCATCAACATCTCCTCGCGCGGTGCCTTTCGCGGCGAACCGAACGCCCCGGCCTACGGCGCCAGCAAAGCCGGCCTGAACTCGATGAGCCAGTCGCTGGCCCAGGCGCTGGCTGCCAGCAACATCATGGTTTACGCCATCGCCCCCGGCTTCGTGGAAACCGGGATGGCGTCCGCGTTGCTCGACGGCCCGGGTGGCGACGCCATTCGCGCGCAAAGCCCGCTGGGCCGCGCGGCAAAACCGGCAGAAATAGCGGCCACGATTGCTTTTCTGGCCGGACCTGACACCGATTACCTGACCGGCACGATCATCGATATCAATGGCGCATCATATTTGCGAAATTAGGGGGTCTGGTGCATCGAACCACGATTTTTTCCACCACATTCAGCGCCGTTTTTGCCGGCAGCCTGCCGAGCCGGTGGCTGAACGAGAAACTGGTCGGCATCTGGACGATCGCCCGGAGTTAACAAACTGATGCAGGAAGGAACATTGGAAAAAACCTATTCCGGCGGCTGTTTTTGCGGGCAGCTGAAATTCGAGTTCGATGGCCCCAGCTTATGGTGCGCGCATTGTCATTGCACGATGTGCCGGCGATCTCATGGCGCACCGTTGGTGACCTGGGTAGGCGTCGATGAACAAAAATTCAGGCTGAACGACGATTCGACGCTGCGCTGGTTCGCGTCGAGCGCAGACGCCAAGCGGGGTTTTTGCTCACGCTGCGGCAGCACCTTGTTCTTCGCCTCCACCCGCTGGCCCGGTGAAATTCATATTGCCAGGGCGGCGATCCCGGGCGATATAGACCGGCAACCTCAGTGTCATGCGTACTGGGAGTCTCATGTGGACTGGATCAACGTGGACGACCATCTCGATCGCAAGGAAAGCGGCTAGCCCGCATAATTCACCAAGAATCGCGGATTTGAGTGAGGACTCTGGCGGCTGTGTTTTTTTCTTTGTCGTCCCACTGAACCACTCCTTGCGGTACTCTAGTACCTTAATGGGGTGTCCGTAAGACCGTAGCCAGCTCAACCGGCACCGTATCCAATCGCTATATAAGGTACGGCAAAAAATTTACTAATCATCACTCGGTGCAATAAGCGAAAACAGCGATTTATCACCGGATCTGAGCATTTCGACATATTCCGCTGCAAGAGTTGCTGCCAATTCTTGATCATCCGCAGTTAAATTGCGTGTTCGCGCGAATGCTTCCGTTGCCGTCTCTGTTTGCGGGCAATTGCCAATGCAATACATGGCCTTAGCTGTACTGTATTTAGTGCAGTCAAGCCCGAACTCACACGCTACAATGAACCATGCAAACTCATTGATAATGCCATCGGCTGTGGACCCTTGTTTGCTGCCCATAGGAGTAGTCAGGGCAGGTCCGGCCACCATTACAGCTTCCGGGTCGAGGCTGAACAATGCTGTCAAAAGTGCTTTCTCCGCTTTCGAATAGTCACCCTCAATAGCTAATCTAATACCATACTCGCCTATCGCGGGTGGATACTCATGTTGAACCGAAGCATTCAGCCAAAACTCCGAATCATATTTGTCGGCTGACTCAAGTTCCGACAAAGCGCCGCAGGTTTCGAGCGTGTTCCTAATCGCATAGTACTGGTTGGTACCCAATTGGTCATACCAAATTGTTAAGTATGCCTCCCACGCAGCAATATCATGGCCAAATAAATCTTGAAATCCTTCGCAATGCAACGTTTGGCGAAACATTTGAAACTGGGCGGATGCATCACCGTTCATTGCGCGGGGCAGGACGTCTTGCTCGATAAGGTCGGCGTCAACTAACAGGAGGGTTAGCGCCCTCACATTTTCGTCTTGTAATTCGATAGCCTCATGTCCAATTGGTGGGAACTGTGCAGGCACGTCAACTATCTCAATAACTTGATCGTCCGGCACTGTGACCTGAGTCTCCCGGATTCTAAAGAGCCAATCTCCGGCGAGATATGCACAAACTGCTACGATGAGTACCGCTACGACTTTTATGTGGGATTTGATTCTCATATATTGATATCTAGTTTCTGAGTGCCGGTTGAGCTGGCCAACAAAATGGCACGCATGGCCTGGGTCGTGCTAGCCAAGAATGAAGCTTGCGTTCTCAACAAGGCGTTTGCCTGAAAATGATTATGACTTACCTGAGAATAACGCGATTACTGATGACCCAACATCATTCGACCTTGCAAGAGCCTGCGTAAAGGACATTGGCGAAAAGCCGAGTGGATGAATCGGCGGCGAGGTTCGATTCTCATCAAGGCGCGGGGCTGATTACCCAATACACGACG from Pseudomonadota bacterium includes these protein-coding regions:
- a CDS encoding gluconate 2-dehydrogenase subunit 3 family protein, producing MSKGTISRRDFLSRSGGLFGAAWLAANFPAIAAAANAAHCVASGEMEESFEFFSAADGALIDAISSHIIPSEGEGPGAREAKAAVFIDRAMTGFMKSGADGFIAGLRAFAQAFTDAYPREASFATAETPVQTEFFATQVDSDFFGLVRFLTHVGMFASPSYGGNFQKKGWELLGFEDRHVFHPPFGYYDRDYPGFDAIAARYRKEG
- a CDS encoding patatin-like phospholipase family protein — its product is MAVYRILTLDGGGIRGLLSAVLMDELDRRHPGWLNHVDMIAGTSTGGILALALANGMQPAKLVELYYALGPIIFKDNLFGDVRDLGRLIGAEYATKNLRRELQKIFADTRLRDLDKRVLITAFDLDNEAASPEERCWKPKFFHNFPGADSDGERQVADVALYTSAAPTYFPSVDGYIDGGVVANHPGMVALSQTQDRRNEITDRPRVAEVRLLSIGAGRILSYIEGPIHNWGLVQWAKPLLNLMLDAVSGVPDFQCRQMLGANYHRLNYTFADGKGIGLGEWKKRDRLVEIGRKEMLTELDAAADWLAGHWLDESTNHQE
- a CDS encoding SDR family oxidoreductase, encoding MQTDNTLANCRALITGASGGIGRATAAALAKKGARLALHGNSNSEKLDSLLAKLPGDQHIALTADLARPDECRRLISETVAGIGGLDLLVNNAGVFFDHPPLTTDNADWQQSWQQTLAVNLLAPAILCHAAAVIMAQNGGGKIINISSRGAFRGEPNAPAYGASKAGLNSMSQSLAQALAASNIMVYAIAPGFVETGMASALLDGPGGDAIRAQSPLGRAAKPAEIAATIAFLAGPDTDYLTGTIIDINGASYLRN
- a CDS encoding GFA family protein translates to MQEGTLEKTYSGGCFCGQLKFEFDGPSLWCAHCHCTMCRRSHGAPLVTWVGVDEQKFRLNDDSTLRWFASSADAKRGFCSRCGSTLFFASTRWPGEIHIARAAIPGDIDRQPQCHAYWESHVDWINVDDHLDRKESG